Proteins encoded together in one uncultured Desulfosarcina sp. window:
- a CDS encoding transposase, which produces MREKQQKQMPLISLPTGHPREVELEMISKILDKTPNIYDHVLQDLNGGLKIERQRTGANGMSAEQVTRAAIVMKLFNFTYEDLAFHISDSRSLRRFCRIGIFDKGFKKSALNENIKRICPETWELISLDLLAYAKDNNIEKGRTTRVDCTVVESNIHPPCDSMQLYDAVRVLARLLTQARDDFKIKIVFTDHRRRAKRRMTAIQYAKGKKQRLSPYEDLLKVTQKSIGYAIKAEETIGGICTTNFELLGLLNSIKHYSDLVSPGMR; this is translated from the coding sequence ATGCGCGAGAAACAACAAAAACAAATGCCGCTGATAAGTCTCCCCACGGGTCATCCCAGAGAAGTAGAACTGGAGATGATCAGCAAAATCCTGGACAAGACTCCTAACATTTACGATCATGTTCTGCAAGACCTCAACGGTGGCCTCAAGATAGAACGTCAACGAACCGGGGCCAACGGTATGAGTGCCGAGCAGGTGACCCGCGCCGCGATTGTGATGAAGCTTTTCAACTTCACCTATGAAGACCTCGCCTTTCATATTTCCGATTCCAGATCGCTCAGACGGTTTTGCAGAATCGGTATTTTCGATAAGGGCTTCAAGAAATCCGCCCTGAATGAAAATATCAAAAGGATCTGCCCTGAGACCTGGGAGCTTATTTCCCTGGACCTGTTGGCATATGCGAAGGACAACAACATCGAAAAAGGCAGAACGACCCGAGTCGATTGTACCGTCGTCGAGAGCAACATCCACCCTCCTTGCGATTCCATGCAGTTGTATGACGCTGTGCGCGTGCTCGCGCGGTTGTTGACTCAAGCCCGGGATGACTTCAAAATTAAAATCGTTTTCACGGATCATCGTCGCCGTGCAAAAAGGCGGATGACCGCCATCCAATACGCAAAAGGGAAAAAGCAACGACTGTCTCCGTATGAAGACCTGCTCAAGGTCACCCAAAAGTCCATCGGTTACGCGATCAAAGCCGAAGAAACGATAGGCGGAATCTGCACAACCAATTTTGAATTGCTTGGCTTATTGAACAGCATCAAACATTACAGCGATTTGGTGTCGCCGGGAATGCGATAA